The sequence GCCCGGTGGCTTTAAAAAGGGCGAAACGGCGAGCATCCATTCAGAAAAGTCTCGAGGAAGGACTTCAGGGAATGCAACTTGCTCTTTCTTAACCCTGAGACGTTTCAGCAAATCGACACACAGCTACTTTAACTGGACGTCAACCGCACCATGCCAAAGGGTTTCCTAATAAAACGCTCCAAAAAGGTCGGAGCTGTATCCTACAGAGTGCGGGACCAGGATGAGTCGACTCCGAATGTTCTCCCGAGTCCAGGCCTTCACTATTTCCGCGGTGAATCTCTTCCCTCCGTCATTGTTCAACGGACTCTGAACCGAATGTGTTTGGGAGGTTTGCCTGAATCATTCTGCTCTCCATCGCTCAGTCCGACTCGTCCAGACGCCGAGGGTTACGCAGACCAATATCCATCAACACACCACAATGATCAGGGTTCTGCTGATTTAGTAAGTCGGCCTGAGCTTTTCCTCGAGCCAGTTCTCGGTGGCTTTGCGGTTAACGGATCTCCGGTATCACCGAGTCTTCCTGAAACAAGCACAAAAGTCGACTCCATCACTAACTCTGCAAAACGACCCGCACCGAGATCAAACTCCAAAAGCAACCAATCCAAAAAGCACAAACCTTCTCAAGAGAGAAAAGCGGTTAGTCGAGACGAAGTTACCACCTCTCCTGTTCTAGGTCTGCGCATTAAGGAAGATCCTGTTGAAGACTCGAAGCAGAGAGCGAGTAGACATCTAGGTGAGTTCATCTGCCAGCTGTGTAAAGAGAGATACTCGGACCCTCTTAGTCTGGCGCACCACAAGTGCTCGCGTATTGTGCGCGTCGAGTACCGCTGCACCGAGTGCGACAAAACCTTCAGCTGCCCGGCAAACCTGGCGTCTCATCGGCGCTGGCATAAACCCAAAGGAGAAGAAAATCAACCAAGTACGATGAACGGATCGAGCGCCACGACTCAGTCTGAGAACTCCGACTCCGGCTCTGAGGATGAAGCGCTGTTCAGTTGCGCTCAGTGCGCCAAAAAGTTCCGGCGACAGGCTTACCTGAGGAAACACCTCGCTCTTCATGAACGGAAAGCTGCAGGTTTACGACAAGATCTCAACCTCTCAAGGCTGACCGAGTCTATCGTCCTGTCAAAGGAAGAGTCTCGGGAATTTTCCCGGAAACCTCCGAGTACAGCGCGAGCTACTAAAACGCCCGACGTGTTTCCGTGTCGGTTCTGTGCAGAAAATTTCTTCTCCTCACCAGGGCTGACGAGGCACATCAACAAACATCATCCGACAGAAAGCAGACAAATGATTTTACTCGCACACAACATTTAAGCACAGATGATTGAACTCGTGAACTGTGATTAAtccgaaaaaacaaaaaaaatgtaatttattttattaatacaagATGTGAGTTgactcatgaaaaaaaaagttgtagtTTATAGACATTGTACATCTGTGTTTTGGAtaaagttgtatttatttatttatatatcatttatttattggtttatttattaaatgtatttatttgatatttgtacttggtgttttttttttgtttagttttttttaaattattgtggGGTGCCtacatttgatcattttcttGAACACATCTGAATCAGGTTGACATTGTtgttaaacaaatgaattatactTTTCTAAACAATAAAATTCTATTCACCTGTAAGTCGCATGGTGTGGTAGTCAAACATTAATTTAAcgagatttgttttaaatgttgtcATCAAGTTTTGTTACATTTCAAATCAGAAGATAAAATCAGATGTTTATTTCACTGGTCTGGATTATATAGCCTGGAGAATTCTATTCATCCGGTCTTACTACATGTCTAAGCTAAGAGAGAGGACAGAAGACGCTAGAGAAGAACCAGGTCATATATCTTTAGTATTTTATGTTAACTAGCAGTTAAAACAGGTCACATTCAGGAAATTTGAGGCTATCAAACATGAGTGATTACCAAGTTCACTTTTTCAAAGCTTCTCATACCTTTGTCTAAAACTAGCAAACACCAAAAACACATCTCAGCACTACTTCTGTTCTAACAAGAACACAAGAACACTTGCAAAAAGATactatacaacaacaaaaacaaagactaaAATTTTTAGaagcaaaatacaaaaaaatccaaacgtaCAAGAAACTCAAATAACTTGATCATAAGCAAAAAGGTGATGTTACTGAAACACAAAATGCTCTAACGTTCATTACGTTGATTGccaactactactacttctactactactaccaacaacaacaacaacaacaataataataataataataataataataataataataataataataaaatgagttTTATTGCTTTATCAGTGTCCATCATTAGTTTGTAGTATGGAAAACTTATCTTTGTCTTTAAATGATGATAAACTTGATTTTTAACTTTGGTAGCGAAAAGGCAAATCATTGCAGCTAATGCAATTTTATATGCCCTTGCCGCAAAAATACACAGCACCTTATCCATAATGGTAGCCTACTTTGTTATCTAATCGTAAATCAAATCTAATGATTTGAACTGTTTAGTGGAATATCATAATATGGCATGTTACAGCTTGGATATATCTTAGTCTAGATACATAGACAAGTTAGATAAACAATGCATATAATCAGTATAACCAATTCCATTTGTGtcacaaataattaatttgcaAAAAAACTACAGACCTTAATATGCTatgatttagattttattataaaaaattacaTGCAACAAATAAGACTTAAAGGAAGGATATTCTACTAGAGTGGTTATTCAGTAGCTCACACTGTTTGTACGTGTAAATTGTAAGTAATGTAAGTAAATTGTACATTTCCCTGTCAGTGGAGTGATACCCTCAAGAGAACACATATACGtatcataatttatttgtattatttttacactataTCCAGGTGAAAGATGCATATTAATGGTGCATAATGTTCACCCTAAGGGAAAAGAATGGTACTTTTTTGAGAGTTTAGGGCTCtatcatgtgtatgtgtgtttaaaaatccCAACACTTTTTATGACCCTCTTGGAGGAATTGAGGCTTGAGTAGGGGCACTAGCAGGAGCTGAATGCTGGCCACTGTTCCACAGCCAGGGTCAAGCATGCATTAGTCCTTCTATAACTGAGACACAACCTATGgaccttctttaaaaaaaggccCACCTTTTCCACTCAAAATGCACTTCCCcagatatttattatatatatatatatatatatacatatatatatatacatatatatatatatatatatatatatatatatatatatatatatatagtatatgtagacatagacatatatatatatacacatagttGTTCAACAAGAGAAAAgactaataattaaataaaagtgacaTAACTTAGTATTTTGAATattgatcagaggatcggggttcaaggcccagcacagccaagctgccactgctgggaccttgagcaaggccctcaaccctcctgctccaggggcactgtatcatagctgcccctgcactctgaccccaacctcctcagttggggtatgtgaagaaaagaattccactatgctgtaatgtatatgtggcgataataacgGCTTCCATGCCCCGTTCttcttcaaaataataaaaaagttacaaataatTAAAGATGTTCATCATGATTTCATACAGAATGTGCTTACTTTTCCCCTCAAAAAAGTCttaatttgtctttaaaaaaagtcttaaaagtcTTTTTATACATCTAAATGAATTGttccattcatttttaatgacaaGTAACCGATTTAACCTGGTCAAAACCATGGAGTGTATCATTCAAACACTGTTCAAGAGACAGGAATATAGGAAGGAAAAGGGAAAGATATGTACTAAAACTCCACAAAAAAACGTAACCCAAGCTCCAGATCAAAGCTCGGGACCTGAGAAGTGGAAACAGTGGGGTACATAAACCCTCAAAAATATTATGTACAATTTTCTAATACAGAAAGGGATTTTGACAGGTTAGGATAGGGAATGTTTATGGGACCTTTTATAATATCTCACATGACCCTTCTAATATATCACTCTTTAAGGGAAATTATGTAAAAttgagatgtcactcttgcctgtcttcaaaacttgagagccctgcatttGTCTCCTGTGtctacaaataaatgtttacattgtcATAGCAATGTagaaaagaaatgaggaaaTGTTTCATTCAATTCTCTGCATCCAATTAAACATAAGCACAGAGATATAATTATAAGATAATCTAAGTGTTTGGAGTTAAATTAAAGTACAAGGGTTAATTTAATTCAGCTCTTTAATTCacttgtttgtgtatatttatgtttgttgcTTCAGAAAATATTTCTAGCATTAGCTGCTTCTTGGCTTCAGACTGACTTCCCACAATTCTTTGCGCGTGTAGGTTCACACTGATGACCAAAATGGCGGACTCGGCGGTGAGTGTTCGATGAATccctgtttttatttagctgAATTGGTGGCGTTAATTAGATCAATACTTAATTATGGTAAGTCGGATTTACGTTTGAACATGTTATTTCTTTATAGCCGGAACTTGTAGAAGGCTGTCGTCTTCCCGTGCTCagaaaaaatcaagaaaatgaAGACGAATGGCGTAAGTACTGTCTGTTAGCATGGATGCTAACAGGCTAGCTGCATAATAAAGCAACTGTCATGGCGGCGCACAGTGAAGCAGACACAAGCGGCTgtgaatgtaaacaaaacaccTGTATCGCGTACCTTAAACAGATTTAGACCCAAAATACAATCTGTACGAGGTGCCAATATTCTTTTAGGATTCCTGACATGAGAAAGTAAAAGCCGTTAATGAACATTATCTTTATGATCATAGTTATTTCATGTTACTGTTGTTTACTATTAACTTTGAACATACCTTTTGTTGAATTGGggaaaaataaagtatttcaatgtaattgttatttaaagaaaatcatttccgttttttttcttttcagtataCACGCATATATGGTTAACGCTAGAAAAATCTACGATGTTGATTAATTCAAAATGAATACATGCAATACAGCTATTGTACATTCTTTATGTCTGGTTaataaagagagtgagagatattCACTGTTTAAGGCTGTGGACTATGTGTCAGAAGGTTGTGGATTCAAACTATAGCATTGACAAGCTGCCATGGTTaagaatgaatgtttaattaagataagatatacctttattcgtcccacaatggggaaatttctctgttacagcagcaaagagaaagaaatgcaaatatataaaagaatagagacataatataatattcagtatatacaccacacaatgtataaatgcagagaagaagaaaagaaaccacgagtaagtagttacgctaacagacatattgcacacaggtaatattgcttgttttttttttttaaatttctgttattgtacatgtttaaaatacattgttattgttataattgAAGTTAAACAGTAATCTAGTGTGTAATtttggttcactgggagcagccttgattgtaaagtctgatagcagcagggagaaaagagcgtctgtatcgctccttcagacacttaggatgtaacagtcggTCAATAAAAGTGCAGCATGCACATTAACAAATGTAGGCCATTCAAATATTCTTAAGTCGCACCTAAGAaatccttttatttcttttctgttgcATTGTTGTACTACTTTGCCATCATTTGTTGTTGCTTTTCTAAAGCGCGCAGTGATCCATATTAGCAGTATAACAGGCACTGATGACAATCATTAATCTGCTTTCTTCTTGCTATAAGCTATCTAGTAACTGCTGATACCCATCAAAATCATTCAAGATTGTTCAGTATTTAAAatcccaaatttttttttaaattatttatttattttttgataatCCCatctctgattctgattctgaactgATGCTGTCAAATCCGATTCCTTTTTAGCATTGGCGGAAATTCTCAGCGTCAAAGAGGTCCCTGGGAAAAAGCTCTACTATGTTCACTACATTGACTGTaagtacatttaaaaagcatttctaTATAACATATTTGACTAACTATGGTTGGAGGTGTTTCCAGTACAGTGCTTCCCTTTACAGACAGTAAAGGCAAATATACAGCGTATGCTATTCGGCCTGATTTTGCTGTTAGACAGACGTTGCACACTGTTATAGAATTTTATGGTTCATGAGTTAAGATTTGCAGGCTTTCAATTATAGCGAGCTCAGGTCTAAGACATAAAACTTTATTAGCAGGTTTTATCATTAGAGTGTCTGACATCCAGAACATGTCATCTTAAAATTCTTCTGAAATCACACAAAAACCGAGATTCTACATATTTCATACTGGAAAAACGTCTGTTATGCGCTGATGTTATGGacgttattgcactaatggactaTTACACAAACTATGCTCACttgcacacttgctctctttttttgcattgctgctcaccattgccttaTCATTGTATATACccacctgatttctgtttatagtaacagcaatatattatactaatagccatatattttgtttatagcacataccattctgtatatttcagtttatactagTAGCCATCTgcatattatgttcatagtacatatttatctgtatattatgttcatagcacatatatattcacctgtatattatattcatagcacacacacatctgtaaattactgtttatagcaatagccatatattttgttacatccttctgtaaatttcagttataattatagccatctgtatattatgttcatagtacacacacatctgtaaatcacttcatattaccattttatttaacttatctaAGTCTAgtaaaaactgtatatcctgcacttgctgatattgcactctggttagacctaaactgcatttcgtggccttgtacttgtacatgtgtaatgacaataaagttgaatctaatctaatcgaaTGTTATTGCAGGTAAATTGTCAGTTAAAGTGTTATATGAATATCACAGAGTAAATCTCAGATGCCCTGTCAGTGATAGCTGATGCACATTATCTGTTTTAAGTTAACAAGCGGTTGGATGAGTGGGTCACTCCAGAAAGGCTGGACATGAAAAAGCTTCAGTTTCCTAAGAAGGAGGCAAAGACACCCACAAAGAACGGCCTATCTGGCTCTCGGCCCAGCTCGCCAGAGCGAGACGTGGTAAGCGACATCGTATTAGATCACTGCTaacccacttttttttttgtaaccacTTTTTGAGCACCACTAACTTGGGGCCAGCTTTGGGGCTACATGTTGGCTTCTGATCTTAAAATGAAGTCGTCAAATTGTAGTCACCAAAATACTTTTTGGTATGTTACATTGTCCAGTTGCCAGTGTTTTCCTGTCTTGGTCTCTGTGGAGGCAAATGCATTTAAGCAATTTACAAAAATATCAGATTATCAAAGAAGAATAAACATGATTTGTACCCTTTAACTGtgctctcttcctttctgttcAAATTCAGAGGAAGAGTCTAGATCTCACCGTTCAAACTGCTTCAGCACCTTCCAGAGGCAAAACCCTTCCCACACCGGTACAGCCAAACCTTGCCCATTCTACACTAAAACATCCTTTTCAATTAATGTGAGAAATAGGAATGGGCTCAATATAACATGGTGCAATAAAAACAATCCTGATGAAATATTTTCTTATCTCTTAACACATGATGTTGGTGGGAAGTCATTAATCTCACATGGTGACTTTGGCCTTGTTTTATTTGGGATCACGTGTAAAAGTGTTTTATGTAGTTTCATCATTGCTGTTGAGTTGGTGATCACAAGTGGTGTCTGAAGGGTCCGGATCGGGGCTACGGCTATGAAtaaattctttataataaaaaatatgaactagaataaataataaaaacatgaaaaaactgGGGGGAAAAACAGTATTAAACAGTATTAAAACTAACCCAGCATGAAAATGGATGTTTTCTCTATCATATCGAGTAAATGTTAATATGCTAATCTTAGATATCGTACACACACATAGTATTGAACATTTTTCGTATGTTGTAGCGTTACACAAGTAATAAATCaagttttaaacaaatgtgtttatcatttaaattgtgttaaacaattaaaaaaaaaaagtatttatccCTTAGGataatactttgtagaaccacctatGGGTAAAGATACAGCATTTTATGTTCAAGGAGCTATTCTTATGATCTTATTTCTGCTTTGCTTACAGAAGAGGAAAGCAGAGTCGGTCTCCTTAGCGTCACAAGTTTCTGTCGCAACATCAGTGCCTTCACTCCCGAGTTCAACAGAGGTCTCACAGGCGTCTGTGTTTCCCACAGTCCGGGAAACCTTCACCACCAAATCCAGAGATGAGCACGAGCACCTCACGTCCCTCACCACGGTAACTCTCTGCTCatatgcactctctctctctctctctctctctctctctctctctctctctctctctctctctctctctctctgtctgtctgtctgtctgtctgtctgtctgtctgtctgtctgtctgtctctctctctctctctctctctctctctctctctctctctctctctctgtctgtctgtctctctctgtctgtctttctctctgtctctctctgtctgtctctctctctgtctctctgtctgtctctctctctgtccgtctttctctctctctctctgtctctctctctctctgtctttctctctctctctctgtctctctctctctctctctctctctctctgtctgtctgtctgtctgtctgtctctttctctgtcactctctctctctctctctctctctctctctctgtctgtctgtctgtctgtctgtctgtctgtctgtctctctctgtgtctgtctctctctgtgtctgtctctctctcagtttacCCCTTCACTCTGACTCTACTTCAGCATCCACTCACTCCTGTgttgtctgtgttgtgttgaaATGAGTAGTGTGTCCGGACCCTTACATAACCTTTGACGTGACATATTGCAGTTTTCACTATCACTTATttcaaatgaagagaaatgctttttttaaaaaaaacaatgaagaagaaagtgagtgtgtctgtgctttGTCTTTTGTAGCAGAATGGCACAGCGCGTCGTATCCTTCCGTCTCAGCCtggaaggaaaaggaaaaactgtGGCACCGATGAGGTAAAGCAGGACTTCAGCCTTTTTTACTTCCATTCTTATTTCCTCATCAAACATAACTCTTAAATTAATTccttattttccaataacataTGTTTGCATGCCGTGTTTATTTTTGATCAGAAACATATTTCATAttcctgtatgttttttttttttatttattcccacCTAAAACATAGAGAGTATTACATTGTCATATCTTGTTCTATATGTATGTTCATCCATCTGGCAACACTGGTTTTTATACTCAACGTTTAAACGTTATAAAATCATCAGGATAACCATGAACAGATGCAGTTTAGGTTTAGATTAGACAGTTGAGTAGACACTCGAGCACCAGGAGAGGCTTAAACACACTGTTAAGCTGCTCGTGTCCATGCTCTGTAAAACCCACCTAGATCTAGCAAGTGAGTCCGTGACTCAACTCAGACATACAAAGGAATCAATTCAGAATAAAGCCCAAAAAATTATCTTTTCTATTTTACAGGAattttccaggttttttttttccccaaacaaaTTTCAAGCTAATAATTAATAAGCATAAGGCCGATTAAGGAAATTCACACATTCGCACATTTTCCAGTACCAAGGACAAAAAGTTGACTCTCAATTCACATATTTGATTCTGTGAATCTGTGATTCAGATTCTATGTTCACAAAGGCCTTAAAGTGACCTAGATGATAACTAAATCTGTTCCTGTGGcatcttatcttatttttttctaacaCCGGAGCATTAAAAGACAAAGTAAATCCTGTTATTTATGCTCACATGGTTGTTACTGCACTGGTAATGCAGAAAAAAGTCATCTAGTAGAATAAATACTGATTTGTGATtcatttacaaattttttttaaataaaggattCATACATTTATGAAACGGTTATTTACAAAGTATAAGAACTCATTGAGTTTTGAGTAAACAGGACTTTTCTCCTTACGGGGAAGTGTGTAGAGAGTTTATCTGTGGTCATTCACATACACGTGCTACACATGTGCTAAGGACTAAggttaataaacagaaaatgcagGAGGTTTCTCTTAAGAGTTCAATCTGTCATGCTCTAACCTTTCTTCCTCCTGTTTCAAATGCAAGTGTCCCGAAGCCTTTTGCAACCCCTTGTGTTTTTCTAATAGATGATAAAGGTATTCCAGTTTAACAGCCCTCGCAGTGCCAGTGTCTTTCTGCCGCCAGGAGAGGTCCgtctcatttatttatcattgtcTGTTTTGCTGTGTGGTAGTCAGAGGGTATTGAACAGGGCTCTGTAATAACATGATGGATCCACTAACATCAGGGGCTCGTTTGACTGTCATCAACCTTGAATTTAGGATTTTCACAATGAAACGTTTTCACTTTAAGGGTTAACATGTTCAAGAGCTAACAGGAAATAAACAGTTTACTCGTTTTAAGTAAAGTTTCTGAGAACCCTAAAGGATTTTATTCAGGTCAAACTGTGTCATGAACCTACAGGTCGGATATTTAGAGTTAAGCCTCTGAGTTAAATCTGAGTTTAGAGTTTTGAGTCAGGTTTCCTACGGTGTATTAAGTATTAATATGTGATGTGGTCACACTGTGCCATGTCAGGACTCGCAGGACAGTTCGGACGGTATCCCCACCGCTCCTCGCATGACCGGGAGTCTGGTCTCTGACCGCAGCCACGATGATATAATCACACGCATGAAGAACATCGACTGCATCGAGTTGGGCCGCCATCGACTCAAGCCCTGGTACTTTTCACCGTACCCGCAGGAGCTGACCACGCTGCCCATCCTCTACCTCTGCGAGTTCTGCCTCAAGTACCTCAAGAGCCTAAAGTGTCTGCAGAGGCATTTGGTATGTTTA comes from Tachysurus vachellii isolate PV-2020 chromosome 26, HZAU_Pvac_v1, whole genome shotgun sequence and encodes:
- the LOC132841016 gene encoding insulinoma-associated protein 1-like, giving the protein MPKGFLIKRSKKVGAVSYRVRDQDESTPNVLPSPGLHYFRGESLPSVIVQRTLNRMCLGGLPESFCSPSLSPTRPDAEGYADQYPSTHHNDQGSADLVSRPELFLEPVLGGFAVNGSPVSPSLPETSTKVDSITNSAKRPAPRSNSKSNQSKKHKPSQERKAVSRDEVTTSPVLGLRIKEDPVEDSKQRASRHLGEFICQLCKERYSDPLSLAHHKCSRIVRVEYRCTECDKTFSCPANLASHRRWHKPKGEENQPSTMNGSSATTQSENSDSGSEDEALFSCAQCAKKFRRQAYLRKHLALHERKAAGLRQDLNLSRLTESIVLSKEESREFSRKPPSTARATKTPDVFPCRFCAENFFSSPGLTRHINKHHPTESRQMILLAHNI
- the kat5b gene encoding histone acetyltransferase KAT5b isoform X3; this encodes MTKMADSAPELVEGCRLPVLRKNQENEDEWPLAEILSVKEVPGKKLYYVHYIDFNKRLDEWVTPERLDMKKLQFPKKEAKTPTKNGLSGSRPSSPERDVRKSLDLTVQTASAPSRGKTLPTPKRKAESVSLASQVSVATSVPSLPSSTEVSQASVFPTVRETFTTKSRDEHEHLTSLTTQNGTARRILPSQPGRKRKNCGTDEDSQDSSDGIPTAPRMTGSLVSDRSHDDIITRMKNIDCIELGRHRLKPWYFSPYPQELTTLPILYLCEFCLKYLKSLKCLQRHLTKCNLRHPPGNEIYRKGTISFFEIDGRKNKTYSQNLCLLAKCFLDHKTLYYDTDPFLFYVMTEYDSKGFHIVGYFSKEKESTEDYNVACILTLPPYQRRGYGKLLIEFSYELSKVEGKTGTPEKPLSDLGLLSYRSYWSQTILEILMDLKSDNGERPQITINEISEITSVKKEDVISTLQYLNLINYYKGQYILTLSEDIVEGHERAMQKRHLRIDPKCLHFTPKDWSKRGKW
- the kat5b gene encoding histone acetyltransferase KAT5b isoform X2, giving the protein MTKMADSAPELVEGCRLPVLRKNQENEDEWPLAEILSVKEVPGKKLYYVHYIDFNKRLDEWVTPERLDMKKLQFPKKEAKTPTKNGLSGSRPSSPERDVRKSLDLTVQTASAPSRGKTLPTPKRKAESVSLASQVSVATSVPSLPSSTEVSQASVFPTVRETFTTKSRDEHEHLTSLTTNGTARRILPSQPGRKRKNCGTDEMIKVFQFNSPRSASVFLPPGEDSQDSSDGIPTAPRMTGSLVSDRSHDDIITRMKNIDCIELGRHRLKPWYFSPYPQELTTLPILYLCEFCLKYLKSLKCLQRHLTKCNLRHPPGNEIYRKGTISFFEIDGRKNKTYSQNLCLLAKCFLDHKTLYYDTDPFLFYVMTEYDSKGFHIVGYFSKEKESTEDYNVACILTLPPYQRRGYGKLLIEFSYELSKVEGKTGTPEKPLSDLGLLSYRSYWSQTILEILMDLKSDNGERPQITINEISEITSVKKEDVISTLQYLNLINYYKGQYILTLSEDIVEGHERAMQKRHLRIDPKCLHFTPKDWSKRGKW
- the kat5b gene encoding histone acetyltransferase KAT5b isoform X4; its protein translation is MTKMADSAPELVEGCRLPVLRKNQENEDEWPLAEILSVKEVPGKKLYYVHYIDFNKRLDEWVTPERLDMKKLQFPKKEAKTPTKNGLSGSRPSSPERDVKRKAESVSLASQVSVATSVPSLPSSTEVSQASVFPTVRETFTTKSRDEHEHLTSLTTQNGTARRILPSQPGRKRKNCGTDEMIKVFQFNSPRSASVFLPPGEDSQDSSDGIPTAPRMTGSLVSDRSHDDIITRMKNIDCIELGRHRLKPWYFSPYPQELTTLPILYLCEFCLKYLKSLKCLQRHLTKCNLRHPPGNEIYRKGTISFFEIDGRKNKTYSQNLCLLAKCFLDHKTLYYDTDPFLFYVMTEYDSKGFHIVGYFSKEKESTEDYNVACILTLPPYQRRGYGKLLIEFSYELSKVEGKTGTPEKPLSDLGLLSYRSYWSQTILEILMDLKSDNGERPQITINEISEITSVKKEDVISTLQYLNLINYYKGQYILTLSEDIVEGHERAMQKRHLRIDPKCLHFTPKDWSKRGKW
- the kat5b gene encoding histone acetyltransferase KAT5b isoform X1 — protein: MTKMADSAPELVEGCRLPVLRKNQENEDEWPLAEILSVKEVPGKKLYYVHYIDFNKRLDEWVTPERLDMKKLQFPKKEAKTPTKNGLSGSRPSSPERDVRKSLDLTVQTASAPSRGKTLPTPKRKAESVSLASQVSVATSVPSLPSSTEVSQASVFPTVRETFTTKSRDEHEHLTSLTTQNGTARRILPSQPGRKRKNCGTDEMIKVFQFNSPRSASVFLPPGEDSQDSSDGIPTAPRMTGSLVSDRSHDDIITRMKNIDCIELGRHRLKPWYFSPYPQELTTLPILYLCEFCLKYLKSLKCLQRHLTKCNLRHPPGNEIYRKGTISFFEIDGRKNKTYSQNLCLLAKCFLDHKTLYYDTDPFLFYVMTEYDSKGFHIVGYFSKEKESTEDYNVACILTLPPYQRRGYGKLLIEFSYELSKVEGKTGTPEKPLSDLGLLSYRSYWSQTILEILMDLKSDNGERPQITINEISEITSVKKEDVISTLQYLNLINYYKGQYILTLSEDIVEGHERAMQKRHLRIDPKCLHFTPKDWSKRGKW